The Thermogemmata fonticola sequence CCGGCGCGAAGCCGTCACTCGATAGTCGACACTGGTGGCAGAACCGGTTCAGTGCCCCTTGGTGCGCCGATTGGGCCGGGGCCATGCGGGCATGGATTACGGCTGTAATCACTAGCCGGGGTCCCCAACATCCCGCTAACAGATACCTACAATTTGAGTGGGGACAGGCGAATCACATGGGATATCAACACAATTTCATCATTATCAAGCCGAGCGGGCATACGGTGCAACTGAGCACCCCAGAAAATGACGCTGTTGATCGCAAGATCCTGTTGTTCGATCCCTGGCGTGATTTGCTGCCTCGGGCCTATCCAGCAACACCTTGGAGCCAGAGGCCCTACGCGACACCAACGAAAGTGCCGCAAGCCAGGGACATAGAAGAGTACCTGTATTACTTTGATCGACTTGGCGATCCGCGGTTTTCGGATCCGTATCTTGGGCTTGGCGAGTTCTACCGTTATCGAACCCGGTGATAGGAATAGGGAGGATTCGATTCATGAAACGCCCAGCCATTATTGTCGTCGTTGGAATGGTGATTGCGCTCACATATTACCAAGTCGAAGCTCAATCTCCGCGTAAGATTATCGGGGATGCGGGCATCAACCAGTGGACGCCAGCCGCTTTTTCTCCTGACGGAAAGATGATTCTCGCACGAGGGTTTCGCCCTGACAGCAAGCTTGGACCGCCGTATGATCAGGTTCTGAGACTTTGGGATGTTGCATCGGGCAAGGTAATTCGTGAATATCGTTATTCGAATGAAACATCGAACCAATATTTTGAACAGGTAGCATTCGCTCCCGATGGAAAGCACGTTTTTGCGTGCGGCCAGGGACTGCCGTTGATCATGTGGGATACGCAGACTGCTAAAGAAATTCGCACATTCGGAGAGGACCGGTATTGGGTATGCTGCTTTGCCCTGACCCCAGATGGGAAATTCGCCATAACGGCTAGCACAAGTCAAGAACTCGCAGTGTGGGAACTAGCAAGCGGAAAGTTAGTCAAGAGTGTTTCTGTCCGGGACCATTATGTTCCCGACTCAATAAGCGACATTCTGTTTAGCAAACCGACCGATCGTTTGATCGTGTGTGACATTGATGCCTTTTCCCTGTGGCGTTACCCATCGCTGGACTTCGTAATCAT is a genomic window containing:
- a CDS encoding WD40 repeat domain-containing protein → MKRPAIIVVVGMVIALTYYQVEAQSPRKIIGDAGINQWTPAAFSPDGKMILARGFRPDSKLGPPYDQVLRLWDVASGKVIREYRYSNETSNQYFEQVAFAPDGKHVFACGQGLPLIMWDTQTAKEIRTFGEDRYWVCCFALTPDGKFAITASTSQELAVWELASGKLVKSVSVRDHYVPDSISDILFSKPTDRLIVCDIDAFSLWRYPSLDFVIMGTSLERVGPKQFPLPYPIALRSFALGSDGRTIFYSEPRGPVYELDIATAKVKRTIDLKAVNRIHVLTVSPKGDKIMTTGFHGQTVVYSLPEGKVLKRMPGYGNVQFSPDGKTALTFTKDGRMMLWDLEEEIEKRREKE